A single Stigmatopora argus isolate UIUO_Sarg chromosome 7, RoL_Sarg_1.0, whole genome shotgun sequence DNA region contains:
- the unc93b1 gene encoding protein unc-93 homolog B1, which produces MAAMDIQKEFREADDALALPYDTDNEMLDVGENDNTEGRMEEILGPQAEFNEEEEEKKYYRRKRLGVIKNVVAASTGTMIMYSVYMGLLQMQLILHYDMTYREVKYSNLGLENIDRKMLRGINLTPIFGLLYTSILIRFLGTKWMMFLASGVYAFFVSTNYWERYYTLVPSAAAIGVAIVPLWGSLGNYITRMAQQYYEYVNFQEEDAQEQKKIPKGACHRYIIIFQSVFNIIFNLSFIFAQLPMCLILNDYINDPFHVLFKVQNCGANISGVIPGLNTTVLKSLPQSMKLIIVESIFMGFAFLSMIIFLVLCGAAYRPTEEIDLRSIGYGNIFQLPFKHFRDYRLRLLCPFFIYSGLEVLFAITGLTLSYGVCALGLNKLWLLMMVYGLSTSGFSFLALLLLRLPRWVCLYGGAAVHLVLLVVLMVFSPTPQKENQEATLLVISMLWGLGSALNKTGVSIVLGILYAEEKERLDFVYTIYHWFQAIAIFVVYLWSDMPMRAKLGILLATLLLACYCYWVMERRLAKKVRHRLPRIPRPKHKVKGYRYLEDVNSDESDSEKSEEDDENDVKEIEEEEPLVNDFGVENMEAGRQDAGDLGADSLRARRKRTENHHQREEEDSHVNECQKE; this is translated from the exons ATGGCGGCCATGGATATACAGAAGGAGTTTAGAGAGGCAGATGACGCTTTAGCGCTTCCCTATGACACTGATAATGAAATGCTTGATGTGGGTGAAAATGACAACACGGAGGGTCGG ATGGAAGAGATTTTAGGTCCACAGGCAGAATTCaacgaagaggaggaagagaaaaaatattacaGAAGGAAGCGATTAGGCGTCATTAAGAATGTGGTGGCAGCCAGTACTGGAACCATGATTATGTACAGTGTATACATGG GATTACTGCAAATGCAGCTTATCCTTCATTATGATATGACTTATCGTGAAGTCAAGTACAGCAACCTTGGATTAGAGAACATTGATCGGAAGATGCTGAGGGGGATCAATCTCACACCCATATTTGGCCTTCTTTACACCTCCATTCTCATCAG GTTTCTCGGGACAAAATGGATGATGTTTTTGGCGTCGGGGGTCTACGCGTTTTTTGTCTCTACCAATTACTGGGAGCGTTACTACACCTTGgttccatctgctgctgctaTCGGCGTGGCCATTGTGCCACTGTGGGGATCCCTTGGAAATTACATTACAAG GATGGCACAACAGTATTACGAATACGTCAACTTCCAGGAAGAGGATGCACAGGAGCAGAAGAAGATTCCAAAAGGAGCTTGCCACAGATACATCATCATTTTTCAGTCAGTCTTCAATATCATCTTTAAT CTGAGCTTCATCTTTGCGCAGTTACCCATGTGTCTCATCCTCAACGACTACATAAATGACCCTTTCCATGTTCTGTTCAAAGTCCAAAACTGTG GGGCCAATATCAGTGGCGTGATTCCTGGATTAAACACGACTGTATTGAAAAGTCTACCGCAGTCCATGAAGCTGATCATTGTTGAGAGCATCTTCATGGGCTTCGCATTCCTTTCCATGATTATA TTTCTTGTGCTGTGTGGCGCTGCATACCGCCCAACAGAGGAGATCGACCTCCGCAGTATTGGCTATGGAAATATTTTCCAGCTTCCTTTCAAACATTTTAGAGACTACCGCCTACGTCTTCTCTGCCCGTTCTTTATCTACAGTGGATTGGAAGTTCTCTTCGCCATCACTGGACTCACTTTG TCCTATGGTGTATGTGCTTTGGGTCTAAATAAACTATGGCTCTTGATGATGGTCTATGGGCTCTCCACCTCCGGCTTCTCTTTCCTGGCCCTGTTGCTCCTCCGCCTTCCGCGGTGGGTGTGTCTATATGGAGGAGCTGCTGTTCATTTAGTACTATTGGTGGTGCTCATGGTGTTTTCACCAACACCACAAAAGGAAAATCAAGAGGCCACTCTTCTGGTGATTTCTATGCTGTGGGGACTCGGTTCAGCCCTGAACAAGACCGGAGTCAGCA TTGTGCTTGGCATTTTATATGCTGAGGAGAAAGAACGTTTAGACTTTGTCTACACAATCTATCACTGGTTCCAAGCCATTGCCATCTTTGTAGTTTACCTTTGGTCAGATATGCCAATGAGG GCTAAACTCGGCATCCTTTTAGCAACTTTACTGCTAGCCTGCTATTGCTACTGGGTGATGGAGCGCCGCCTGGCCAAGAAAGTACGTCATAGACTTCCCCGTATCCCACGACCAAAGCACAAG GTCAAAGGTTATCGCTATCTGGAAGACGTTAATTCGGATGAGTCAGACTCCGAGAAAAGCGAGGAGGATGACGAAAACGACGTCAAGGAGATAGAGGAAGAGGAGCCACTGGTGAATGATTTCGGAGTGGAGAACATGGAGGCCGGACGTCAGGATGCTGGCGATCTGGGAGCTGACTCACTCCGGGCCAGGAGGAAGAGGACAGAAAATCACCACCAAAGGGAAGAGGAGGATAGCCATGTGAATGAGTGCCAGAAGGAGTGA
- the timm10 gene encoding mitochondrial import inner membrane translocase subunit Tim10 codes for MDPMKAQQLAAELEVEMMADMYNRMTSACHRKCVPPHYKEAELTKGESVCLDRCVAKYLDLHERLGRKLTELSVQDEDMMRKGAVGSG; via the exons ATGGATCCCATGAAAGCGCAGCAACTGGCGGCGGAGCTGGAGGTGGAGATGATGGCTGATATGTACAACCG AATGACCAGTGCATGCCACAGGAAGTGTGTGCCCCCACATTACAAAGAGGCGGAGCTGACGAAGGGCGAGTCTGTGTGCCTGGACCGCTGCGTGGCCAAATATCTTGACCTCCATGAGAGGCTGGGACGCAAGCTAACAGAGCTGTCTGTCCAAGATGAGGACATGATGAGGAAAGGAGCAGTCGGTAGCGGATAG